A genomic region of Peptoniphilus sp. ING2-D1G contains the following coding sequences:
- a CDS encoding putative membrane protein (High confidence in function and specificity): MNKKLISIILLVLTAMIWGFAFVAQTTGMDYIEPFTFSAARSLLGGFVMVLFFPLLERLNKDNTIVEDKPTTRRAAISCGIVLFFAMNFQQYGLLFTSAGKAGFITTLYVVIIPIIRKFMGHKIQKRTQICILGATFGLYLITVKENMSINMGDVLVFASAIFYSIHTLLLAHYSPRVDAVKLNAFQFIICGVLSLLPALVFEDISLKNIYSASVSIFYVGVLSSAVAYSFQIIGLRNIDSTLASLLSSLESIFAVIGGYLILGQILTRREIVGTVIVLIFTIAAQLPEGIFKNKLLKKV, translated from the coding sequence ATGAACAAAAAACTTATTTCTATAATATTATTGGTCTTGACAGCTATGATATGGGGATTTGCTTTCGTAGCTCAGACAACGGGTATGGATTATATAGAACCCTTTACTTTTTCAGCAGCCAGATCTTTACTTGGCGGATTTGTCATGGTTTTATTTTTTCCGTTGTTGGAGAGATTAAATAAAGACAACACAATAGTCGAAGATAAGCCCACTACCAGAAGAGCTGCAATATCCTGCGGAATTGTTTTGTTTTTTGCCATGAATTTTCAGCAATACGGATTGTTGTTCACATCTGCAGGAAAAGCGGGATTTATCACGACTTTATATGTGGTCATAATACCCATAATAAGAAAATTCATGGGACATAAGATTCAGAAAAGAACCCAAATCTGCATTTTAGGGGCAACCTTCGGACTTTACCTGATAACGGTGAAGGAAAACATGTCAATAAACATGGGAGATGTCTTGGTTTTTGCATCGGCGATTTTTTATTCCATACATACGCTTTTATTGGCGCATTATTCTCCCAGGGTGGATGCGGTCAAGTTAAATGCCTTTCAATTTATAATATGCGGAGTTTTAAGCCTTTTACCTGCACTTGTTTTTGAAGATATAAGCTTAAAGAATATATATTCGGCATCGGTATCTATATTTTATGTGGGTGTACTGTCCTCTGCAGTTGCCTATTCTTTCCAAATAATCGGGCTTAGGAATATAGACTCCACACTGGCATCTCTGCTAAGCTCTTTAGAATCAATATTTGCTGTAATCGGAGGATACCTGATACTGGGTCAAATTCTCACAAGAAGAGAGATAGTCGGCACTGTGATAGTGTTGATTTTCACTATAGCAGCTCAATTGCCCGAGGGTATATTTAAGAATAAATTGTTAAAAAAAGTCTAA
- a CDS encoding putative cytidylate kinase (This family includes enzymes related to cytidylate kinase; High confidence in function and specificity) gives MKNSFFEKLFNKNIENNTIFTIDSEHGSGAFETSKIIGEKLGIEVYDESIIELKTLESKINPDNITKEDSFLSGTVYDLYRENYSYSQEDILENDAIFLAHSKTIRYLASKGPCIFIGKCSNYVLKEKEKTFDIFITADYETRIERIIKREEVDRDRAISLVEKMDTRRSNHYKRYAGGIWGRASEYDMTINSSKFKYEEVADIIIRSSQIAK, from the coding sequence ATGAAAAACAGTTTTTTTGAAAAATTATTTAATAAGAATATAGAAAATAATACTATTTTTACAATAGATAGCGAACATGGAAGCGGAGCTTTTGAAACCTCTAAAATAATAGGAGAGAAGCTGGGCATTGAAGTCTATGATGAATCCATAATAGAGCTGAAAACTTTGGAGTCAAAAATCAATCCCGACAATATAACCAAAGAAGATTCTTTTTTAAGTGGGACGGTTTATGATTTGTACAGAGAAAATTATTCCTATTCTCAAGAAGATATATTGGAAAATGATGCGATTTTTTTGGCGCACTCAAAGACCATCAGATATCTTGCCTCAAAGGGTCCTTGTATATTCATAGGTAAATGTTCAAACTACGTGTTAAAGGAAAAGGAGAAGACCTTTGACATATTCATCACGGCGGATTATGAAACCCGTATAGAAAGAATAATCAAAAGAGAAGAAGTCGACAGAGACAGAGCGATTTCCCTTGTAGAAAAAATGGACACAAGAAGATCTAACCATTATAAAAGATATGCAGGAGGAATTTGGGGCAGGGCATCGGAATACGACATGACTATAAATTCTTCGAAGTTCAAATATGAAGAAGTGGCAGACATAATAATAAGATCATCTCAAATAGCAAAATAG
- a CDS encoding putative membrane protein (Hypothetical protein): METLLGALLAIFIMAIAFKSLSLIIGLVFNIIGGAVVLWLFNLIAGNFNMTIEITPLTSFLVGFFGMPAVVVMILIKLFM; this comes from the coding sequence TTGGAAACATTATTGGGTGCATTACTTGCAATTTTCATTATGGCAATTGCCTTTAAATCGCTTAGTTTGATAATCGGATTAGTTTTTAATATAATCGGAGGAGCCGTGGTATTGTGGCTCTTTAACTTAATAGCAGGAAATTTCAATATGACCATAGAAATAACACCTCTGACCTCTTTTTTAGTGGGATTTTTCGGAATGCCCGCAGTGGTTGTTATGATTTTGATAAAATTGTTTATGTAA
- a CDS encoding putative transcriptional regulator (This domain often appears at the C terminus of PF03816, in putative members of the LytR/CpsA/Psr regulatory protein family; High confidence in function and specificity), giving the protein MKYVYRIFIVLSITLLSGLVIFAYRIKPEYANKGINKLDKSRNEINAELDENLINVFKGSAPLRILLLGVDKSKTKDYNSSEQNMRTDTIMLFSIFPKEEKVQILSIPRDSYVNIHGYGKHKINSAFNPLVYPDGGLNLTVKTVEDFLDVDINHYAIVDYEAVIRIVDTVGGIDINWEHDDYTYVDDWVIPPLEISLKRGINHLDGQEAVNYLRVRKAYANQDIGRIENQQGFLLLLFDKLKSPATFFKIPELLDIVDQYVETDFNYGEIAYLAKFGLGIEREDIFTETLQGKDLKGVNLGGIEVTVYDVNRNYARDLVHDFPDKVSVKGVEDKKTNEEKER; this is encoded by the coding sequence ATGAAGTACGTATATAGAATATTTATTGTATTGTCCATCACCCTTCTTTCCGGGCTGGTGATTTTTGCCTATAGAATTAAACCGGAATATGCAAATAAAGGGATAAATAAACTGGATAAATCAAGAAATGAAATAAACGCAGAACTTGATGAGAACCTGATAAACGTTTTTAAGGGTTCTGCACCTCTGAGAATTTTATTATTGGGAGTGGACAAGAGCAAGACCAAAGATTACAACAGTTCTGAACAAAACATGAGAACGGATACCATAATGCTTTTCAGCATATTCCCCAAGGAAGAAAAAGTGCAGATTTTATCAATACCAAGAGACAGTTACGTCAATATTCACGGATATGGGAAGCACAAGATAAATTCGGCATTTAATCCTCTTGTTTATCCCGATGGAGGGCTTAATCTGACTGTGAAGACCGTAGAGGATTTTTTGGATGTGGATATAAACCACTATGCCATAGTGGATTATGAAGCTGTTATCAGAATCGTAGACACAGTTGGAGGAATTGACATAAATTGGGAACACGATGATTATACCTATGTGGACGATTGGGTAATACCTCCCCTTGAAATAAGTTTGAAGAGGGGAATAAATCACCTTGATGGGCAAGAAGCCGTCAATTATTTAAGGGTCAGAAAGGCCTATGCAAATCAAGATATCGGTAGAATTGAAAATCAGCAGGGGTTTTTGCTGTTGCTCTTTGACAAATTAAAATCTCCGGCAACTTTTTTTAAAATTCCGGAACTGTTGGACATAGTTGATCAATATGTGGAAACGGATTTTAACTATGGAGAAATTGCATACTTGGCAAAATTCGGTTTAGGCATTGAAAGAGAAGACATCTTTACCGAAACTCTTCAAGGCAAAGACTTAAAGGGGGTAAATCTCGGCGGTATAGAGGTTACGGTTTACGATGTCAACAGAAATTACGCAAGGGATTTAGTCCATGACTTTCCCGATAAAGTATCAGTAAAGGGAGTAGAAGACAAAAAAACCAACGAAGAAAAGGAAAGATAA
- a CDS encoding nitrilase superfamily (The nitrilase superfamily is comprised of nitrile-or amide-hydrolyzing enzymes and amide-condensing enzymes, which depend on a Glu-Lys-Cys catalytic triad. This superfamily has been classified in the literature based on global and structure based sequence analysis into thirteen different enzyme classes (referred to as 1-13). Class 13 represents proteins that at the time were difficult to place in a distinct similarity group; this subgroup represents either a new class or one that was included previously in class 13. Members of this superfamily generally form homomeric complexes, the basic building block of which is a homodimer; High confidence in function and specificity): protein MKISLAQIKAHKQTNSENFKIIERCVKNVSGKSDVILFPELWNYDFFKEYKDLNQFDYGELEGFLSEISKKNKINLIAGSCAYFKDNRLTNTTLVYDREGNKIAGYDKAHLYNMYTSANEFEAGDKIVNFQLDGYKCGVIICYDLSFCEWVKMYGLRDTHLLFVPSAWPKAHMNYWNTLLKARAMENQMYVAATGSVGESPHTDFGGQSQLINSRGEYIIEPFDGEEIKIAEINLDNLKLEREGVETFSDRRPEIYDLKYTVK from the coding sequence ATGAAAATATCCTTGGCCCAAATAAAAGCTCATAAACAGACAAATTCTGAAAATTTTAAAATAATAGAGCGTTGTGTAAAAAATGTCTCAGGCAAAAGCGATGTAATCCTTTTTCCTGAACTTTGGAACTACGATTTTTTTAAAGAATACAAAGATTTAAACCAATTTGATTACGGAGAGTTGGAAGGGTTTCTGTCTGAAATTTCAAAGAAAAATAAAATAAATTTAATTGCCGGCTCATGTGCCTATTTTAAAGATAATAGACTCACAAACACCACACTTGTCTATGACAGAGAAGGAAACAAGATAGCCGGATACGATAAGGCTCATCTATATAACATGTACACAAGCGCGAATGAATTTGAAGCCGGAGATAAAATAGTGAATTTTCAGCTGGACGGATACAAATGCGGAGTGATAATCTGCTACGATTTGAGTTTTTGCGAATGGGTCAAGATGTACGGACTCAGAGATACACATCTGCTCTTTGTGCCGTCGGCATGGCCAAAGGCTCATATGAATTATTGGAATACTCTTTTAAAAGCAAGAGCCATGGAAAATCAAATGTATGTTGCAGCTACAGGCAGTGTTGGGGAATCTCCACACACCGACTTTGGCGGGCAAAGTCAACTCATCAATTCAAGAGGGGAATACATAATAGAACCCTTTGACGGCGAGGAGATTAAAATAGCTGAAATCAACTTGGATAATTTAAAATTAGAAAGAGAAGGTGTTGAGACATTCTCAGACAGAAGACCTGAGATATATGATTTAAAATACACTGTGAAATAA
- a CDS encoding hypothetical protein (High confidence in function and specificity) — MDFWNFFFRLEKDDFKFEKFGTVHLIMFCIMVIGALLIYKFRKNIRANKRLRKTIGLIFLLTILLQQSMFLYFYLVVSNIDLENALPLYTCRIALYTTFFGILLNSSNLKSATVYFGLAGGIVPMIIPDLQPYAFPHALYVSFFVTHFSVFWAALMFLFVDKYNFDKSGFVFMCKFVNVFLIASVIANIAFDANYAYSSSSPVFKGFFGSLPKPLYFLLVVIAYNLSNLIIYRVGNKLKEKIT; from the coding sequence ATGGATTTTTGGAATTTTTTCTTTAGGCTCGAGAAAGATGATTTTAAGTTTGAAAAATTTGGAACAGTTCATTTAATAATGTTTTGCATTATGGTGATAGGAGCGTTATTAATTTATAAGTTTAGAAAAAACATAAGAGCAAATAAACGCCTGCGCAAAACAATAGGTTTGATTTTTTTGCTGACTATTCTATTGCAGCAATCGATGTTTTTGTATTTTTATTTAGTCGTCTCCAATATAGATTTAGAAAATGCACTTCCGCTATACACCTGTAGAATAGCCTTATATACAACTTTCTTCGGGATTTTACTAAACTCATCAAACCTAAAATCAGCAACGGTGTACTTCGGACTGGCAGGAGGAATTGTGCCGATGATAATTCCGGATCTGCAACCCTATGCCTTTCCACACGCATTGTATGTAAGTTTTTTTGTCACTCATTTTTCAGTATTTTGGGCGGCTTTAATGTTTTTATTCGTAGATAAATACAATTTTGACAAATCCGGATTTGTATTCATGTGTAAATTTGTAAATGTATTTCTAATAGCCAGCGTTATTGCAAATATTGCCTTTGATGCAAATTATGCCTATTCATCATCAAGTCCGGTATTTAAAGGTTTTTTCGGAAGTCTTCCGAAGCCTCTATATTTCTTGTTGGTGGTAATCGCATATAATCTCTCAAACCTTATTATTTATCGTGTAGGCAATAAATTAAAAGAAAAAATAACATAA
- a CDS encoding Hypothetical protein (Family membership) — protein sequence MKIILFGDYHYISDHNYNENLKYYDYNEDFRNMKREFNEFSIGEIFKEDADYYVSIGDLTNAGLKDEIEGIYGFIGDTGKLDRFIHVFGNHDLYSNTTEELAAMTNQRYNHAIDTEFAKFIILSSSREKDIVHWGGYLSDEILDFLEEEIKETEDKPVIVLSHHPIYDTVMRSNYLNHYIESNRNIWEILNKNVRLFVAGHTHCESIKTIENLNFVNLDAFLDHPKYSVMNITEDEIDIKSVEIELPEKIEEYRKQIGSNMPYFMFTSTGRGTTRDREITIKLKNN from the coding sequence ATGAAAATAATTTTATTTGGAGACTATCACTATATCTCAGATCACAATTACAATGAAAACTTAAAATACTATGACTACAATGAAGATTTCAGAAATATGAAAAGGGAGTTTAATGAGTTCTCTATTGGAGAAATCTTCAAAGAAGATGCTGATTACTACGTAAGCATAGGAGATTTGACAAATGCGGGTTTAAAGGATGAGATTGAAGGAATTTACGGATTTATAGGAGATACAGGTAAATTAGACAGATTTATTCATGTTTTCGGAAATCACGATTTATATTCAAATACGACAGAGGAACTTGCGGCTATGACAAATCAAAGATACAATCACGCAATTGACACCGAGTTTGCAAAATTCATAATTTTATCAAGCTCCAGAGAAAAGGATATAGTCCATTGGGGAGGATATCTCTCAGATGAAATTTTGGATTTTCTTGAAGAAGAAATCAAAGAAACTGAAGATAAGCCGGTAATAGTGCTTTCTCATCACCCTATTTACGACACTGTAATGAGATCCAATTACTTAAATCACTATATTGAATCCAATAGAAATATTTGGGAAATACTCAACAAAAATGTGAGGCTTTTCGTTGCAGGTCACACTCATTGTGAATCTATAAAAACCATTGAAAATTTGAATTTTGTAAATTTAGATGCTTTTTTGGATCATCCTAAGTATTCTGTCATGAATATCACAGAAGACGAGATAGATATTAAATCTGTAGAAATAGAACTTCCTGAAAAAATTGAAGAGTACAGAAAACAAATCGGCTCGAATATGCCCTACTTCATGTTTACCTCCACAGGCAGGGGAACTACAAGGGACAGAGAAATTACAATTAAATTAAAAAATAACTAA
- a CDS encoding putative V-type sodium ATPase, I subunit (This family consists of the 116kDa V-type ATPase (vacuolar (H+)-ATPases) subunits, as well as V-type ATP synthase subunit i. The V-type ATPases family are proton pumps that acidify intracellular compartments in eukaryotic cells for example yeast central vacuoles, clathrin-coated and synaptic vesicles; High confidence in function and specificity) yields the protein MAIVKMSKFNLFSFDKDRENLLKKLQFFKYVHFNDLEVDDEAAEEFVTPHTISKIDEKLGKTKWSIDLLESYEEKKSSIEELKEGKKSLTLSQIIKRAKEFEFDDNYKKLYNLKSNLDELHQNVLTNKSLIDELTPWENLEGNLSDSNNFKNVIVDTGTIFYKYYDGLVSELNEIELCYYEKLGIKDNVIYMIVIYDKSVEEEVKEILRSNIFSSVVIKAEGSVKEEIELLKKKNKEFEEKIKKLDEEIKGHLDLLEDFRIYYDYLSNKKLKEVSSENFLKTDTVDIIEGYLPSDKEQDFIALLDRELGTDYYIEIKDAQPDDKDVPIKLKNNNFVKPFESLTQMYSMPKYNEIDPTPLFAPFYFIFAGIMVGDMGYGLILFLASFVALKVFNLDKAKKRLITFFMYLGISAVIWGFIFGSFFGDVLPLKAFIDPSKDYVAMIMLSMILGGVHIFFALGIKGYMDIRDGKPLDALYDVGSWYMILTGVIVALGAKAIPGIPNIVFNIALGVMILGMVIVLLTGGREEKSVGGKIGWGVYSLYGITSYFGDFVSYIRLMALALSGSFIAIAVNIIVNMLMDSGIAGIIGGGIIFVVFQLFNMFLSFLSAYVHSARLTYVEMFNKFYEGGGIPFREMVAESNYFNIEEE from the coding sequence ATGGCAATAGTTAAGATGAGTAAGTTTAATTTGTTCTCCTTTGACAAAGATAGAGAAAATCTTTTAAAAAAATTACAATTTTTTAAATATGTGCATTTCAATGATCTTGAAGTTGATGATGAAGCGGCGGAAGAGTTTGTCACTCCTCATACAATATCGAAAATAGACGAAAAACTGGGAAAAACCAAGTGGTCGATAGATTTGCTTGAGTCCTACGAGGAAAAAAAGTCATCTATTGAAGAATTAAAGGAAGGAAAAAAATCATTAACACTTTCTCAAATCATAAAAAGAGCTAAGGAATTCGAGTTCGATGATAACTATAAAAAACTATACAATTTAAAATCAAATCTTGATGAATTGCACCAAAATGTTTTAACAAATAAATCGTTGATTGATGAATTGACACCATGGGAAAATCTTGAAGGCAATTTAAGCGACAGCAACAATTTCAAAAATGTAATAGTGGATACCGGGACAATTTTTTATAAATATTATGACGGACTTGTATCGGAACTGAATGAAATTGAGCTTTGTTATTATGAAAAACTGGGAATAAAGGACAATGTAATCTATATGATTGTAATTTATGACAAGTCGGTGGAGGAAGAAGTAAAGGAGATCCTCAGAAGCAATATTTTTTCATCGGTGGTAATTAAAGCGGAGGGTTCCGTAAAAGAGGAAATTGAACTTTTAAAAAAGAAAAATAAAGAGTTTGAAGAAAAGATAAAAAAACTGGACGAAGAAATCAAAGGACATTTGGATCTGCTTGAAGATTTCAGAATTTATTACGATTATCTAAGTAATAAAAAACTCAAGGAAGTTTCAAGTGAAAACTTTTTGAAGACAGACACCGTTGATATCATAGAAGGCTATCTTCCCTCTGATAAAGAGCAGGACTTCATAGCGCTTCTGGATAGGGAATTGGGAACTGATTACTATATTGAAATAAAAGATGCGCAACCCGATGACAAAGATGTGCCTATAAAGTTGAAAAACAATAATTTTGTAAAACCCTTCGAATCTCTTACTCAGATGTATTCAATGCCGAAATACAACGAAATCGATCCGACCCCTCTTTTTGCTCCCTTCTATTTCATATTTGCAGGCATAATGGTGGGAGATATGGGATATGGACTTATTTTGTTCTTAGCATCTTTTGTGGCTCTTAAGGTTTTCAATTTGGATAAAGCGAAGAAGAGATTGATAACATTTTTTATGTATCTGGGAATATCTGCAGTTATCTGGGGATTTATATTCGGATCTTTCTTTGGAGATGTATTGCCTCTAAAGGCCTTTATAGACCCTTCAAAGGACTATGTCGCCATGATAATGCTTTCCATGATACTGGGTGGAGTGCATATTTTCTTTGCATTGGGAATTAAAGGTTACATGGATATAAGAGATGGGAAGCCTTTAGACGCACTGTATGATGTGGGATCGTGGTACATGATTTTAACAGGAGTAATAGTTGCCCTCGGAGCAAAGGCGATTCCCGGAATACCAAATATAGTGTTTAACATAGCCCTTGGTGTCATGATTCTCGGCATGGTCATAGTTTTATTGACAGGTGGTAGAGAGGAAAAATCCGTCGGTGGAAAAATCGGTTGGGGAGTTTATTCTCTTTACGGAATAACATCATATTTCGGAGATTTCGTATCCTATATAAGACTTATGGCCTTGGCGCTTTCCGGATCCTTTATAGCCATAGCGGTGAACATAATAGTCAATATGCTCATGGATTCAGGAATAGCGGGAATTATAGGCGGAGGCATTATATTCGTAGTATTTCAATTGTTCAACATGTTTTTATCATTTTTATCCGCATATGTACACTCTGCGAGACTTACCTATGTGGAAATGTTTAATAAATTTTATGAAGGTGGAGGAATACCTTTCAGAGAAATGGTAGCAGAATCTAACTACTTCAATATTGAGGAGGAATAA
- a CDS encoding V-type sodium ATPase, K subunit (Transmembrane ATPases are membrane-bound enzyme complexes/ion transporters that use ATP hydrolysis to drive the transport of protons across a membrane. Some transmembrane ATPases also work in reverse, harnessing the energy from a proton gradient, using the flux of ions across the membrane via the ATPase proton channel to drive the synthesis of ATP; High confidence in function and specificity) has translation MYQGFFVENGGIMLGTLGVAIAALASGAGSAKGVGIAGEAAAGVIIEEPEKFGKALILQLLPGTQGLYGFVIGMLILLRLTPDLGLYQGFIYLCASLPVGLVGYISAIAQGKVSVAGINILAKNEEQQVKGIILAVMVEMYAILGFAISFLIMNSVG, from the coding sequence ATGTATCAAGGATTTTTTGTAGAAAACGGCGGAATTATGCTGGGAACATTGGGAGTTGCAATTGCGGCACTTGCTTCAGGAGCAGGATCTGCAAAAGGCGTAGGTATTGCCGGTGAAGCGGCTGCAGGAGTTATAATTGAAGAACCTGAAAAATTCGGTAAAGCTTTAATATTGCAACTATTACCGGGAACACAAGGTCTATACGGATTTGTAATAGGTATGCTCATACTTTTAAGACTTACACCAGATCTTGGATTATATCAAGGATTTATATATTTATGCGCATCTCTTCCTGTAGGATTGGTAGGATATATATCTGCCATAGCTCAAGGGAAGGTATCGGTTGCAGGCATTAATATACTTGCTAAAAACGAGGAACAACAAGTTAAAGGTATTATTCTTGCGGTAATGGTTGAGATGTATGCTATTTTAGGATTTGCAATTTCATTCTTAATCATGAACAGCGTAGGATAA
- a CDS encoding V-type proton ATPase subunit E (This family includes the vacuolar ATP synthase E subunit as well as the archaebacterial ATP synthase E subunit; Hypothetical protein), whose product MIYVSNIDNIIEKIEKDARLEAEKILDEAKKEQDLILQRAEEETVIKAENIISKAEEEGKALISKTMESSRLKARDIVLESRNTVIDRIFNLAYDELINLSKEDFMKFVNTSLKDMDSEGGVLMVPEKYKDYVRAHTDLEVSDDYVKDGFILEKERITYNNRFKNLVYQLKFKYTREYFEDIFKE is encoded by the coding sequence GTGATATATGTGTCAAATATAGACAATATTATAGAAAAGATTGAAAAAGATGCAAGACTTGAAGCTGAAAAAATATTAGATGAGGCAAAAAAAGAACAGGATTTGATACTTCAAAGGGCTGAAGAAGAGACTGTAATCAAGGCTGAAAATATTATTTCTAAAGCTGAAGAAGAAGGAAAAGCTCTCATTAGCAAAACCATGGAAAGTTCAAGACTAAAGGCCAGAGACATTGTTCTTGAAAGTAGAAACACTGTAATTGACAGAATTTTCAACCTTGCCTATGATGAACTTATAAATTTATCAAAGGAAGATTTCATGAAGTTTGTCAACACATCCCTCAAGGACATGGACAGCGAAGGGGGAGTTTTGATGGTTCCCGAAAAATACAAAGACTATGTAAGAGCTCATACTGATTTGGAAGTATCCGATGATTATGTAAAAGACGGTTTCATACTTGAAAAAGAAAGAATAACCTATAACAACAGGTTTAAAAATTTAGTATATCAATTAAAGTTTAAATACACCAGAGAATACTTTGAAGATATATTTAAAGAGTAG